The Carnobacterium divergens nucleotide sequence GTGGTGCCTTCGTTCACTTTAGATTCAACAATGATTTGATGGCCAAGTTTTTCCCCAAGGTTTTTCGCTAAATACAAGCCTAGCCCTGTTGAATGGTGGTTTGTATCATTTCGCCCATTATGACCAGTAAACCCCTTATCAAAAATACGTCGCTGATCTTCTAAGGGAATCCCAATCCCTGTATCTGTTAAATCAAGCCACACGCCTAAATGGTTTTTACGGATAGCAAAAGTAATTTTCCCACCAGGTAAAGTATACTTTAAAGCATTTGAAAGCAATTGCTCTAAAATAAAGCTCAGCCATTTTTCATCCGTTAGAATTTTTTGATCCTCACCAGTAAAATCAAAAGTGAGCTGTTTTTGGATAAAGTAAGGAGCATTGTTTTTAATAATGCCATTAACAATAGTCCTTAGGGAATATTCTTGAATCAAATAGTCTCGTGAAAATGAATCTAAGCGTGAATAATATAAAACTTGTTCCACATAGTGGTTCATTTTTTTCAGTTCATCTTCTAATTGATAGAATTTTTTTTCAGGAAGTTGATCTTCTAGCGATTCAATAATCAATTTTGTTCCAGCTAAAGGGACTTTGATTTCATGAACCCAGCTGTCAATAAAATCTTTTTGCTCTTGTTGATTTTGAGCAAGCGTTCCTAATTGCTTTTGATGTAAAATCAAAAGATCATTGATATAACTTTGGATAAAACGCTGTTCTTCGTTTAAAGCAGCATCAAGTGGAGTTAAGAGGCCATCTTCTCCTGCATCTTGGCGTTCTTCGATTTCTTGGTACCATTTTGAATGGTAAATGTAGAGCCCAAGCAATAAAAATAGAAAGAAAACCGTTAAGAGCAACGTAACATAAACAACATTGCCAAGATCAAAGGTTTGGTTGGGATCAAGAAATAGAATAAGATTCAAAATAATCAAACACACAATCCAAAAGCCAATCAAAATCCACTGATCTTTAATAAATTTTAAACCATTCATAGATAAGCTCCTTTAGGGAATAATATAACCTTGCCCAACTTTTGTTTCAATATAGCCAACAGCACCAGCTTGTTCGATTTTTTTCCTTAAACGATTAATATTTACCGTCAGGGTATTGTCATCGACATAACGTTCATCATCCCAAAGGCCACGTAAGAGTTTTTCACGACTAATAATTTTCCCATGATTTTTCATTAATAGATGAAGCAATTTGTATTCATTTTTACTTAAGTCGATATGCTGTTCGCCAACAGTTGCAGATCCATCTTTTAAATTTAAAATCACATTATTGTGTTGAATAGCATCAATGGCCTGATCTGCATAGTTATAAGTTCTTCGCAAAATTGCATTGATTTTTGCAGTTAACACTTCAATAGAAAAAGGTTTGTTGACAAAATCATCCCCTCCCATATTCATCGCCATGACCATATCCATATTTGTATTGCGACTTGAAATAAATAAAATAGGTGCTTTTGAAATCTCTCTAATTTTTTGACACCAATAAAAACCGTCGTAGACAGGTAAATTGATATCAAGCAATACTAAATGAGGTTTTTCAGCAATAAAGTTATTTAGTGTCTCAGTAAAATCAGTCGTCGTAAATGTCTCGAAATTCCATTTTTGTAACGTGTCGGAAATCGTGTCACGAATTGTTTCGTCATCTTCAACAATCATAATTTTAAACATTAGGCAATTCCTCTTTTCTATAATTGGATTCCATCATTCCTTATGTTAAACAAATTCCCCAATTCATGCAACTATCTTTACCGAAACTTCGTAAAATATTAAGAAGCTAAAAATCACATGACAAAACTGTTCGTTTACTAGAAGGAAAATCCCTTTAAATTCTAAAGTTTAATTGCTACACTGATAGGTGAATAGAAGAAAAGAGGGGTGTATTAGATGAGACCAATTTTAGAAGTGAATCAATTAAAAAAAACATATGGCAAAAAAGGAACCTTATATACTGCGCTTGAAAACATTAGTTTTGAAATAGAAAAGGGTGAATTTGTTGGAATTATGGGTCCGAGCGGGGCGGGTAAAACCACACTTTTAAATATCTTATCTACTATTGATAAGCCCACTAACGGACAAGTAAAAATTGGTGGCAAAGAGATTACCTCAATGAAAGATAACGAGCTAAGTCATTTTAGAAGACATGAATTAGGCTTTATTTTTCAGGATTTCAACTTATTAAATTCATTAAATGCAGGCGAAAATATTCTTTTGCCACTTGCTTTAGATCGCAAAAAAATTGAATTTATGGAAGAACGACTGGCTCGAGTAGCCAATATTTTAGGGATTTCAGATATTCTTGAAAAATACCCTTCCGAAATTTCGATTGGACAAAAGCAACGAATTTCAGCAGGTAGAGCGATGATTACGAATCCACAGTTAATCTTTGCCGACGAACCTACAGGCGCGTTAGACTCGAAGTCTGCTACTGAATTGCTACAATATTTGGCTGAGATTAACTTAAAAGAAGATGCAACAATTTTAATGGTTACCCACGATGCCTTTTCAGCAAGCTATTGCAACCGCATCTTATTTATCAAAGACGGTGTGTTATTTGCCGAAATTATTCGTAATGGAACCAGAAAAGAATTTTTTCAAAAAATCATAGACATGCAAGCAACTATTGGTGGAGGAGTGAGCCATGACTTATATTAAACTGGCAATAAAAAATGTGAAGACGCAGTTTAGAGATTACTATGTGTACATGCTGTCAATGTCTTTTTCTATAATGGTTTATTTTACGTTTATTTCCCTATCATTTAGTGACGATGTGGTTAAAATTACCAAGGAAAGCGTCAAAATTTCAGCAACTTTACAAGCTACCAGTATTTTGATACTTGCGTTTGTTGTGCTATTTATGTTTTATGCAAATGCTTTTTTTATTCGAAAAAGAAAAAAAGAAATAGGCTTATACAATATTTTAGGTATGAAAAAAAGTGAACTGGGGATTCTTTTTTTCTTAGAAAATTTGTTCCTAGGAATGATTGCCTTATTTATCGGGATTTTGCTAGGACAGCTGCTTTCAAAACTCTTTGCAATGATTCTTTTAAGTGCGATGCGCATTCAAGGTGTCGCCCATTTTAGGTTATCATTCCATGCCGTTAATCAAACAGTAGTGGTTTTTTTACTGATTTTTCTATTTTTATCCATACAAAATGCGTCTCTTGTTTATCGTTACAAATTAGTTGATTTATTTAAAGCGACAAGCGTAGGAAATCGGTTGCCTAAAAAATCGTTTTTTTCAGGATTTTTAGGATTACTAGGTATTTTTTTAATAGGTGCAGGCTATTATATGGCCTTAAACATTGGAGAAATTATCAGCATTATTGAGAATTCAGATGTCCAATGGCTATTAGCAGCGTTAGTAATTATTTTACTATTTGAAATCATAGGAACGTATCTATTTTTTAATAGCTTCTTAGCGTTCTTTATCCGTTTGCGTAAAAAAAATAGAGGAAGTTATTACAAAGGGATGAATTTGATTACAACAAGTGAACTTCTCTTTCGCTTTAAAAAAAATGCCATCAGTTTGTCGACCATTGCCATTTTAAGCGCAGTCACATTAACTGCAGTCGGTGGAGCGGGTGCCCTTTATACCTTTTCAATCAGACAAATTGCGGCAACGGCAAGTTTCGATTTTAATTATGAAAGCAGCAATGATGAAATCAAACAAACGATTAAAGAGACGTTGAAGAAATACCCTGATTTTCCAGTCAAAGATACTGTTACATCAACCTATAAAGTAGTAGAAGGAACCTATATTAGCTTTATAAATCATAAAAAAACGACGGAATACTTTAATCTAATGAAAGAATCTGATTATAATCAGACAGTAAAAAAATCAAATTATGGGAAAATGGTTAGCTTAAAAAATAATCAAAATGTGGCGTATTTAACAGGACTGTATTATCCTTCCTTATTTG carries:
- a CDS encoding FtsX-like permease family protein; amino-acid sequence: MTYIKLAIKNVKTQFRDYYVYMLSMSFSIMVYFTFISLSFSDDVVKITKESVKISATLQATSILILAFVVLFMFYANAFFIRKRKKEIGLYNILGMKKSELGILFFLENLFLGMIALFIGILLGQLLSKLFAMILLSAMRIQGVAHFRLSFHAVNQTVVVFLLIFLFLSIQNASLVYRYKLVDLFKATSVGNRLPKKSFFSGFLGLLGIFLIGAGYYMALNIGEIISIIENSDVQWLLAALVIILLFEIIGTYLFFNSFLAFFIRLRKKNRGSYYKGMNLITTSELLFRFKKNAISLSTIAILSAVTLTAVGGAGALYTFSIRQIAATASFDFNYESSNDEIKQTIKETLKKYPDFPVKDTVTSTYKVVEGTYISFINHKKTTEYFNLMKESDYNQTVKKSNYGKMVSLKNNQNVAYLTGLYYPSLFGDPIGTSIAIKQLGGPLKIQEISGTIPYNQMATSGDILVVKDTVFNQVTNPLTTYKKTGINIEHYKKSGKLATEMDKKLEDEKMAFLPLENSNIYQQPRSVYSSKYWVEQDLNASMGFMMYISVFLGLVFMIATGSIIMLKQLAEAEEEIGNYLILKKIGVTYQEIKRSIYKQTAFVFLLPILIASIHTYVAIKMMSIILNNNWIYTLLICGSFIFIYFIFYLFTARAYNRIVNRRITARL
- a CDS encoding response regulator transcription factor — translated: MFKIMIVEDDETIRDTISDTLQKWNFETFTTTDFTETLNNFIAEKPHLVLLDINLPVYDGFYWCQKIREISKAPILFISSRNTNMDMVMAMNMGGDDFVNKPFSIEVLTAKINAILRRTYNYADQAIDAIQHNNVILNLKDGSATVGEQHIDLSKNEYKLLHLLMKNHGKIISREKLLRGLWDDERYVDDNTLTVNINRLRKKIEQAGAVGYIETKVGQGYIIP
- a CDS encoding ABC transporter ATP-binding protein, coding for MRPILEVNQLKKTYGKKGTLYTALENISFEIEKGEFVGIMGPSGAGKTTLLNILSTIDKPTNGQVKIGGKEITSMKDNELSHFRRHELGFIFQDFNLLNSLNAGENILLPLALDRKKIEFMEERLARVANILGISDILEKYPSEISIGQKQRISAGRAMITNPQLIFADEPTGALDSKSATELLQYLAEINLKEDATILMVTHDAFSASYCNRILFIKDGVLFAEIIRNGTRKEFFQKIIDMQATIGGGVSHDLY
- a CDS encoding sensor histidine kinase, with amino-acid sequence MNGLKFIKDQWILIGFWIVCLIILNLILFLDPNQTFDLGNVVYVTLLLTVFFLFLLLGLYIYHSKWYQEIEERQDAGEDGLLTPLDAALNEEQRFIQSYINDLLILHQKQLGTLAQNQQEQKDFIDSWVHEIKVPLAGTKLIIESLEDQLPEKKFYQLEDELKKMNHYVEQVLYYSRLDSFSRDYLIQEYSLRTIVNGIIKNNAPYFIQKQLTFDFTGEDQKILTDEKWLSFILEQLLSNALKYTLPGGKITFAIRKNHLGVWLDLTDTGIGIPLEDQRRIFDKGFTGHNGRNDTNHHSTGLGLYLAKNLGEKLGHQIIVESKVNEGTTFKILFPFLTYFNEDKDKVFL